The genomic region GCCGATTTTCCTATGCCTTTCAGCAGTGAAACTTTCTTCTCGAGTGCCCTGATGAACATCGTCAGGTCCTACAGTGTGTAAAGAAAGGCCCATAAGCGGTATAGGCCTATCCGACAGGCTATGAAAAGAACGACCACGAAGATGAGGCTGACGATCAGCAAGTGTCCGTCATTTGCAATATTTGAATTGAAAAAGACTTTCTGTGTCCAGTTTATGATACCCTCGGTCAGGTTGTTGCATATCCTGCTCAGCGTAATCGGTGCCGGACCACTTTTGTAGAAGAAAAACAATCTAAGTGCCAGGGCAATGATGATGATCCAGAAGATGAAGGCTATGATGGATTGCCAGAGTATCTGCATTGACAAGGCTATGCATATACCCCAAGTCAACTTTCCTGTCCTGCTGAAGATACTTAATATGGCCTGGACAAAGGAAAGCAGGGCAAACCCAAGGACAGGCGTAAAATCAATGACCCCTTTCCGTAACCATCCTACTCCGATGAACAAGTTGAGGAAAGGATCGACTATCTTGACGAGCCATCGGGTAAAACCATTGTTTCCTAGTTGTGTTCCAGGGATACGGATCCATGTCAGGATTACCCTGATCCAAATCAAGAACATATAAATCTGTATCAAGCCAGCACCTAAGCCTGCCAGCTTCATCAGTAAGGTAGGTGCATCATACACACTCATGGATTCCTCCTTCCTTAGTTGAACCAGACGTCTGTAACGACAGGAATCTGTTTGGCTTCCTGGGAGAAACCTTCATTGTACGAAATAGAAAATTCCGGACCGCAGATGATTTTCGTTTCTTCAGTCGGACTTTCCTGCTGTTCGTCTTCTTCAGTATAGGTTTCATCTTCAATTCTGGCCGATGAGTTGTCTTTTTGGAACAACAAATCTACCTGTATAGTTCCGTTTCCATCTGCATGGGTAACCAAAAGATCCCTTAGTTGCGTAAGATAATCCATGTTTGATTGGGCAATTGTCTGATTTACTTTTATGAAGCAGTTTTTCAATGCAACAGGAGGTAGCTGTGAAGGATCAACAACCTCATCAATGAGGAAACTGATTTTGTCCATGCCCCTTTTGTTGTCAAATTTTCCTGTAAAACCATGGATGCTGTCTGCTGCTAGGAGATCTTTATAACGTTCCCAACCATCAGAGAATATCGTAGCATCTATGGTACCGTTTTTGTCAACCAAAGTAAGGAATCCCATCCGCTTGTTGTTTTTCTTGCTTGTGTATTGCTTGACGGATTGAATCATTGCAATGATGGAAACTGTTCTTCCGAAAGGAAGCTTTGTCGGCTCACCGAGATTTACTACGACACTTTTCTTTATGGCATCTGCGTACACATCCATCGGATGTCCTGAAATATAGAAACCGAGCAGTTCTTTTTCTTTTTCAAGTTTTTCCATGATTTTCCAATCAGGAACCGGAACCATGTTGAACTGATTGATTTCTTCCGTTTCTTCTTCGCCGAAGAGAGAAAGTTGCCCATATTGGTTGTCTTCATGGCTCTTTGCAACGAATTTCAACATTTCCGGCAGATTGGTCAGCAAGGTGGGTCTGTTGACACCGAGCTTGTCAAAGACTCCTGCACAGATCAGTGATTCTATGAGCTTGGAGTTCAATACCTTCGAGCTGCTGCGCATAAGGAAATCCATGAAATCCTTATACGGTCCGTTTTTCTCCCGTTCTTCTACTATTTGCTGCACAGCACCTTCTCCAACGTTCTTGATACCGCTCAATCCGTAGATGATCTGGTTGTCAACGACTGTGAATTGGTTTTCGGAGTAGTTGATCGTCGGGGGCAATACCTTGATACCCATTTCCTTGCATACGGCCAGATATTCGCTGTATTTGTCTGGATTGTTGATTTCATTGGTAAGGTTCGCGGCCATGAACTCTGCAGGGTAGTTTGCCTTGAGATAGGCAGTCTGGTAAGCAATGATGGAATATGCCACTGCATGAGACTTGTTGAAACCATAGCCCGCGAAAGGTTCAAGCATTTCAAATATTTCTATGGCATGCTCTTTGCTATGGCCTTTCTTTGCCGCTCCTGCGATGAACTTGACCTTTTCCTCTGCCAAGGCATAGACTTTTTTCTTACCCATGATCCTACGAAGGATATCTGCTTGCCCCAGGGTGTAGCCTGCAATGATCTGTGCAACCTTCATTACCTGTTCCTGGTAGACTATGACGCCATAGGTAGTCTTCAGTTCATCTTCAAGAGAAGGGTCTGCATAGGTAATCTGTTGTCTGCCATGCTTGCATTCGATGAATTGTGGGATATAAGCCATCGGTCCCGGCCTGTACAAGGCATTCAATGCAACCAGGTCTTCCATGTTGCTGGGGGCCGCGTCCCTGAGGATTTTCTGCATGCCGACGGATTCAAACTGGAATACGCAGGTACTGTCACCTTTTCTCAGCATATCGAAAGTCTGTTGGTCTTCATCTGAAATTGCCTTGAGATCAAAATCAGGATTTCTCTTGTGTATCAGGTCAACGCAATGCTTGAGCAAGGTAAGAGTCTTCAATCCCAGAAAGTCCATCTTTACGAGGCCGCACTGTTCGATGAGGTCCATCGTGTACTGTGTGGATATGGCACCTGTCTTCGAATCAGAACATAGCGGAACATAGTTGATCAGAGGAGTCTGTCCGATGACGACGCCTGCTGCATGGGTAGAGACATGCCTGTTCATACCCTCCAGACGGGAGGCTACGTCAAACAACGTTTCGTAAATGCCTCCCTGTTGGCGGAGAGCTGTCAGTTCCGGACTCATTTCCAAAGCTTTTGCTATGGTCATCTTCGGTTCATCCGGTATGAACTTTGCTATCTTGTTGGCCTCATCGAACGGGATATCCAAAGCTCTTGCGCAGTCTTTTATGACAGCTTTTGCTTTCAAGGTTCCGAAAGTTGCAATCTGGGCGACGTGATCCTTGCCGTAGTGCTGTGTGACATAGTCAATGACTTCCGACCGTCTTTCGAAGCAGAAGTCAATGTCAAAGTCAGGCATGCTTACACGGTCTGGATTGAGAAAACGTTCGAACAGCAATTTATACTTCATCGGGTCGACATCTGTAATGTCGATGCAATACGCCACGATAGAACCTGCCCCTGAGCCACGGCCAGGCCCTACGGGAATCCCATGGGTCTTGGCCCAGTAGATGTAATCACGGACAATAAGGAAGTATCCTTGGAAGTCCATTGTAATGATTATATTGAGCTCATATTCCAACCGGTCATAGTATTCCTGAGGAATGTCCTTGTATCGTCTCTTGATGCCGTCATGTGCCAGAGACCTTAGGTAATCTGCTGTATCTTTGAAACCTTCAGGAACTTTGAAAATCGGTAACAAGGGACCGGGGAAGTGAATTTCAATATGGCATCGCTCAGCTATCTTTGCGGTGTTTGCAATGGCTTCAGGGCACCATGAGAACAATTCTTCCATCTGTTGGGGAGTCTTGAAATAGAATTCCTTGGACGGGAATTTCATTCTGTTGTCTTCGCTGACCTTTGAGTTGGTACCGATACACAGCAACACGTCCTGTGCTTCCCAATCCTCTTTATCAATGTAGTGGATGTCATTGGTAGCCACGACGGGGATGCCGGTTTCCTTTGAAATCTGTACGAGGAGCGGGTTTGTCCTTTTCTGCTCTTCCAAACCATGGTCCTGTAATTCAAGGAAATAGCGACCGTCATCAAAGACAGAAGAAAACCATAAGGCCCTTTCCTTTGCACGGTCATAATCTCCGGCAAGCAGAAGTTGCAGAATTTCTCCGCCTAGGCACGCTGAGAGGCATATGAGACCTTCATTGTGCTCCTTGAGCAATTCATCGTCAATTCTCGGCTTATAGTAATAGCCTTCTGTCCAGCTGATGGAATTGAGCTCCATCAGATTATGGTATCCCTTTTCATTCATAGCCAGGAGGATGAGATGATAACGATGGGTATCATCCTTTCCTAGGCGAGGCCTTTCGGTATGTCCTGCCGGATTGCAATAGAATTCGCAGCCGACTATGGGGTTTATGTCTTCCTTCTTGCAGGCATCATAGAAACGGAGTGCTCCGTACATGTTCCCATGGTCAGTCAAGGCAAGGCTTGTCATGCCATTTTCCTTTGCCTTTTTTACGTATGATGATATCTTTGCTGCTCCATCCAAGAGGGAGTAGTCACTGTGGTTATGAAGATGTATGAAATCTGACAATTGCGTCTCCTAATAGTATGCTGTACCATGTTTTGGTTTCATTGAAAAGAGGACGTTCTGAAATACTCTTCTACAACGTTCTCTTTGCAATAGAGTCACCAAAGGCAAGTTTTTCCCGATATCGGCTATAAGCTTGTGCGAAAGGTCCACTACTTTCTGGGCTGAAAGTGGAATCTGGGCTCCTTCCAGCTCATTGCATAATTCCGATGCGAAATACATACCTGCAAGCGGAAATGTTATGCAAAGTTGCATTTCGCTGACCATTCCTCCGGTAATATCCGCCCGTAGGGCAAGAATTACCGTAGATTCTGGTTTCCTTATCGGATCTCCGATGCAGATGAATCTTTCATAGTCACTGCTTTCATATTCAATCCGTAGTTTTGATATGATACTGTTTTTTTCCAATTGCAGTTTCCCTGTTGCATCATAGATCCTTCGCAATGGAATTCTTTTCGTCGTATGCTTATTGTCCTGGACCTTGAGTATTTCTGCTTCGGTGTTCATCAGGATCAGGGTGCCTGGCAGGGCAAAGCGGATACCAGAAGTACACAAAGCACCTCCGATGGTCATCTGGTCACGAACGATACTGGAAGCTGTAGCATCCAATGTATGCAGCAGCAAGTCATTGAAAATGAGCTTGCCTATTTCCAGCATCCTGCTTGCACAGACCATACACCCTACATCGACGGTCCGTATGTTCTTTGTAATGTCGAAAAAGGCATCAATCTTTCCCAGATAGATGAGCGGACGGGTTGAAGTGTCAGGGTAGAAATCCGGCCTGCTCATGATGAAAGTTCCTCCTGCCCAAATCTGGCTGTCAGGATTCTCTGCAATGCATTGGAACAATTCACTGATTGTCTTAGGCATGAATATCTTTCTGTTAAAGTACATTGCGCTTGATCCTGTCCTCCCGTGCAGCCTTCACGATTTCCAGAAGTTCACTGGAATTCATGCATTTGCAGGTGCTTAGGGAAAACTCCCTTGCTACCATGTTCTCATCTATTTCTTCATGGGTATTCTTATCCAATCGTTTTTCCATGAAATTCCTTGAGTTTGCATCAAGGGTATCGAGCCTGTTGGCTTTCTTGGTTGCGAACCTGAGGAGAATTGATTCAATTATCAATGTTTTTGGTTGATAACAGTCAGGACAAGGTTCACTTCCCAAAGCATCATACGTACGCCTGATATTCCGATAGTGTGCGGTTTGCATGAAATAATCAAACGTAGTGACCGTCTTGCCTTGGAGCAGAAACGCCGGTGTCATGCAACCTAAGACCGGTTTGCCGTCTACGAGCACCAGGCAACCGCCGCAGCAGTTCCCGTCGCAGCGTACCTTGTTCAGACTGATTCCCATGTCTTCATAGAGGATGTCGGAAAGTGGTTTCGTTTCACTGACGATGAGTTCAAGTGGGGTTTTGTTAAGCGTCATGGCAAGCTTGATCATCCTTTTGCTTCCTCCATCAAAGCAACGATTTCTTCGGAAAAAATCGGTAATTCCGTAATTTGACAGCTCAATGCCTGTTCCAAAGCAACGGCATAAGCTGCAATGGCAATTCCTCTTAGGCCGCTTGAAAGCGAATCGGTGAGTTCCTTGTCATCACAATTGATATCGAGATCAATCTTGAATTCATTACCCAGTGCCAGTTTTGCTCCTTGCTCAAGCAAGGTCGTAATGATGGTCTGTTTCATCTTTGATGTAAAAGAAGGTTTGTCCGATACCTGACCTGTAAGGAAGGTCCCCCATATGTGAGAGATGATTGGTTCCAGATTGACAGGGTCAATCTGAAGCTCTATGACCAAGGCTCCCCAGGTGTTTGTCTGAAACAGATGTTTGCCTGCAAGTTCCTTGCTATCGGCACTTTCACTGATAGGAAGAGCTTGGAGGAACCTTTTTGATTTGATCTTTTCACATGCCAAGCTTATGTTTTTTGGCATCCTGCCGCTGCTGACAGAAAGGAGTGAAGGTCCGCTGTCAATCATGAAAGGTCCGTCTTCTGTAAAGCTGATGTCATTTTCATTGACTTCCAATTTCTTTGCAATGATCTGTTTCCAGATATTGGCACTGTGTCCGACCGGCAGAAAGGAAGTATTGCATATGACTTTTCCTTTTGTATGCAGGGTGAGCATGACGGACTGTTGCTGAATGCCTTTGCAGTTTGATGAAAAACCACAGAGGCCAGGGCCAGATGCAATACCGATGCCTCTGGCATAGCTTGACAGCAATGACAGTTTCTTTTGTATTGACTTGTGTATCTGGTAGCTTGCATTCTTTCTGTTGAAAAAACATTTCTGAGCCAGTTTGTCCAATTGTCCATCAGGTTGCTGTTCGCTCTTCCATGCAATGACCTGGGGCCTGAGCGAATCGGCACTGTGCAAGGACTGCCTCCACAGATATGGTGACTGCTCCAGTTTTTTCCCAAGGCGTGAGCTGTGTATTTCAGATGCTGCCAAGGCATCACAATACCCCAGGTCCCCGAAGAAGTTTGAAGCTTGTGTCGGACTGGAAACTATCGATATGGTACAGCGGAATCCTTTGAGTGGATATTCCGGCAACAGGCCGGCTAGCATTTGTTTGCATAGTTCATTGCTGAACAAAGGGTAGGCGCCCTGGTCTATCTGGACTTCGGCTAGCTCTGCAACAGTCTGTTTGTTCTGATCATACCATGTTGTTTTCTTGACTGTAGTTTCAATTTTGACCGTCTGTGCAAAGCTGGTCAATTCAACAGGAAGGCCGGATTTGATGGCCGCTATCGCTGCTATGCAGGCCATATGGGCTGGCTGTAGCCAATATTCATCATGGGGAGCAAAGTACAGTTGCCGATGGATGATGATTTTCCGTTTGTTATAGCCTGTTGCGGCGGCAACTGCTTCCTTGATCAGGTTAGGCCATTGTGTCGGAGCAGAAATTTCAATGGTGTCGCTTGCTGTCCTGGCGGTAACTTTCAGAGGCTTTCCGGGTTCTGTCTTCCGACGTTTGGAAGTAAAAGAACTTTCGAAACGTTGCAGACCTACTGCAGAGGTAGCCTGGTCATAATTGCCCAAGTCCTGCTTGAAGGTCAAGATTCGTGGCTTTTCCAGTTTTTCCGGCTGGTGATAGGAAATTTCAATCTGCCTTGAAAGGACTTCTACGGTGTCTAAGGTCGGGCCGAAAAGTGCGAATAGCGGCTCGCCTATATAGGATACCTTTGCCGCTGCCAGCAAGGGGATATACTCACCCAGGACATTCAGTCTGTTTGCTCCCATGATATCCATCGGGGTAATGGCAAGGTAGTCTTCATCCAACTGGGGCAACTGGATGTCGGGAACCAATCCCAAGCCGCTGGTTGCTCCGACCAACATGCCTTGGAGAGGCTCAAGTTGCAGATTGTTCTTTTTCTTTTTTGCCATGGAAAAATAATAGCATTAAAATCTGCTCTCTGCAATGTTCGGTTGTTGACGAGGCCTGTTTATCGGTTTGTTTCATATGGAAAAAATCCAATGGCTGGAGTATGATATACCTATGAATGACGAAGAGAAACTGCTGGATGAGGTCAATGATCTCAGTGACCGGCTAAGGACTTATCAGAGGGCTTATTATGTGGATGCCAGACCTTTGGTTTCCGATATGGAATATGATCGTTTGTTTGACCGGCTCAGGATGATTGAGGGCAGCCATCCCAAATTCAGGTTCCCTGATTCCCCGACCCAACGGGTCGGCAGTGACCTTTCTTCAGATTTTCCTGAAGTGACGCATACTATCCCTGTGCTGAGCCTGGACAAGGCATACAGTGAACCTGCCGTACAGGATTGGATCAGCAAATGCGAGAAGAAAGAAGACCGACAGCTTTCATTTGTATTGGAGCAGAAGATAGATGGCATCAGCATGGTACTCTATTATGAGCATGGTGTACTTGCAAGGGCTGTTACCAGAGGCAATGGTACGGTAGGCAACGATGTGACTGCCAATGTCAGGACGATCAAGTCAGTTCCGCTACGGTTGTCCAAGCCTGTTGATATTGCTGTAAGGGGTGAAGTCTACCTGCCGAAAGCAGATTTTGAGGCTTTGAACAATAAGCTTGAGGAGCCTTTTGCAAACCCCAGGAACCTGACGGCAGGGACCATCAGACGAAAAAAGAGCAGTGAGACTGCCCAGGTTCCCCTTGCGATATTTGTCTATGAAGGCTTTTGGAAAGAAAATCCTCCGTTTGCCGATCATGTTGCCATCCTTGCAGAATTGAAAGCGTTGGGCTTCCGTACCAATCCGAACATAGGTCTTTTCTGCCAGACTGCAAAAGAAGCCAAGCAGAAACTTGATGCAGCACATCTGGAAGGAAGCTGGGGAAGTTTTTCTGACCTTCAGGAACATATACGCAGGCAGACTGAAGGACGGGCATCGTTGCCATATGAAATTGACGGGCTTGTACTGAAGGTAAATGAGATCCATGTCCGGGAACGGTTGGGCTATACTGAGCATCATCCCCGCTGGGCAATTGCCTACAAGTTTGAAGCTCCACAAGCACTGAGTACTGTCCAGCAGATCGACGTGCAGATCGGTAGGACAGGGAGAGTGACACCGGTTGCACGTATCACTCCAGTGGCAATAGGCGGTTCCACGGTATCGAATGTCACCTTGCACAACCAGCAGTACATTGATGAACTTGAACTTGCTGTCGGAGATACTGTTGAGGTAAGCAAGAGAGGTGATGTGATTCCGGCTGTCGAACGGGTCGTTGATAAAAATGAACAGGGTAATACGACGTATCATATTCCTTCCGCCTGCCCTGTCTGTGATACGGTCCTGGTACAGAGGGGAAGCCATCATTTTTGTCCCAATCCTGATTGCAGGGCCCAAATGCTGGGGCGGATTGAATTCTTCGTCGGCAAGGATCAGATGGATATTGCCTCTTTTGGTCCCAAGACAGTGGAATTCCTCGTGGACAGGAAATTGGTAAAGGATGTACCCGACTTGTATTCGGTAAATTACAGTGTCTTGATGGATGCTCCTGGCTTCGGAGACAAGAAAGTCGCTGCGATACAGGCTGGTATTGAAGCGAGCAAGAAGCAGCCTTTTTCACGGGTGCTGGTAGCCTTGGGAATGCCTGAGATAGGCAAGAAAGTCGTCGATATGCTTATCGAGGCCGGTTTTGATTCCATGGACAAGCTGCTGGATATTGCAGCAAAGAAAGACAAGGCAACTCTTGCGACTGTCCGTCTTATTGCTGACAAGACTGCGGATAATCTGATAGACAGCCTTAACGAACCAGCAATGCAGGAAAGGATAGCAGCCTTGAGGGCTGCTGGTTTGCCTATGAAGATGGTCAGGACAGCAGAGCCAAGCCTTCCCAAGATCTTTGAAGGGCAGGTCTGGTGTGTCACCGGTTCATTCCAACAATTCAATCCAAGGACCAAAGCCATGGAAGAAGTTGAAAAGCGTGGAGGGCGCGTAGTTTCTGCGATTACTGGCAAGACAACCCATCTGCTATGCGGTACCGGGGGAGGCAGTAAAAGAGCCAAGGCTGAAAAACTTGGCATAAAACTTGTTGATGAAGCGCAGTTCCTTGCTTTGCTTGGTGAAAGTAATGGAGGAGACCCGGCAGTGCCATCGGAACAGTCCTCTCAGATGGAGCGTCAGGGAGAATTGTTCTGAAAGCAGTAGAAAAACTGGAGGATTTGGATTAGGATGCAAGTATCTTTTTGCCTACTAGGCTATAAGGAGCTGGAAGTTGCATACGTTAGCTGTTGAGTTGAATGACCGGTTGAAAGGTACGGTTCCCGGTGAGTTTCTTTCCGCATATGGGAAAAGAATGTATTTTCCGAAAGGTATCGTGGCACAGAGTGCCGAAGCCAAAAGCCAGGCAAAGCTCTATAATGCTACGGTCGGCCAGGCTTTCAAGGATGGACATCCCATGTACCTTTCCTCTATCTATGATGAATTTACGAAGGAACATCTGACGACTAACCAGATCTTTACCTATGCTCCAGGTGGAGGAGAGCCGAAACTGAGGGAGCTTTGGAAAGCTGATATGCTGGAAAAGAACCCTGGGTTGGAGGGTAAGACCTTTTCAAGGCCTTTGGTTACTGCCGGTCTGACCCATGCCATTTCAATGATTTGCCGCATGTTCCTTGATGAAGATGATACATTGCTCGTTCCTGATTTATTTTGGGACAACTACGACCTTATCGTCACGGAAAATGTCGGGGCTTCTC from Spirochaetia bacterium harbors:
- a CDS encoding YggT family protein — encoded protein: MSVYDAPTLLMKLAGLGAGLIQIYMFLIWIRVILTWIRIPGTQLGNNGFTRWLVKIVDPFLNLFIGVGWLRKGVIDFTPVLGFALLSFVQAILSIFSRTGKLTWGICIALSMQILWQSIIAFIFWIIIIALALRLFFFYKSGPAPITLSRICNNLTEGIINWTQKVFFNSNIANDGHLLIVSLIFVVVLFIACRIGLYRLWAFLYTL
- the dnaE gene encoding DNA polymerase III subunit alpha, with translation MSDFIHLHNHSDYSLLDGAAKISSYVKKAKENGMTSLALTDHGNMYGALRFYDACKKEDINPIVGCEFYCNPAGHTERPRLGKDDTHRYHLILLAMNEKGYHNLMELNSISWTEGYYYKPRIDDELLKEHNEGLICLSACLGGEILQLLLAGDYDRAKERALWFSSVFDDGRYFLELQDHGLEEQKRTNPLLVQISKETGIPVVATNDIHYIDKEDWEAQDVLLCIGTNSKVSEDNRMKFPSKEFYFKTPQQMEELFSWCPEAIANTAKIAERCHIEIHFPGPLLPIFKVPEGFKDTADYLRSLAHDGIKRRYKDIPQEYYDRLEYELNIIITMDFQGYFLIVRDYIYWAKTHGIPVGPGRGSGAGSIVAYCIDITDVDPMKYKLLFERFLNPDRVSMPDFDIDFCFERRSEVIDYVTQHYGKDHVAQIATFGTLKAKAVIKDCARALDIPFDEANKIAKFIPDEPKMTIAKALEMSPELTALRQQGGIYETLFDVASRLEGMNRHVSTHAAGVVIGQTPLINYVPLCSDSKTGAISTQYTMDLIEQCGLVKMDFLGLKTLTLLKHCVDLIHKRNPDFDLKAISDEDQQTFDMLRKGDSTCVFQFESVGMQKILRDAAPSNMEDLVALNALYRPGPMAYIPQFIECKHGRQQITYADPSLEDELKTTYGVIVYQEQVMKVAQIIAGYTLGQADILRRIMGKKKVYALAEEKVKFIAGAAKKGHSKEHAIEIFEMLEPFAGYGFNKSHAVAYSIIAYQTAYLKANYPAEFMAANLTNEINNPDKYSEYLAVCKEMGIKVLPPTINYSENQFTVVDNQIIYGLSGIKNVGEGAVQQIVEEREKNGPYKDFMDFLMRSSSKVLNSKLIESLICAGVFDKLGVNRPTLLTNLPEMLKFVAKSHEDNQYGQLSLFGEEETEEINQFNMVPVPDWKIMEKLEKEKELLGFYISGHPMDVYADAIKKSVVVNLGEPTKLPFGRTVSIIAMIQSVKQYTSKKNNKRMGFLTLVDKNGTIDATIFSDGWERYKDLLAADSIHGFTGKFDNKRGMDKISFLIDEVVDPSQLPPVALKNCFIKVNQTIAQSNMDYLTQLRDLLVTHADGNGTIQVDLLFQKDNSSARIEDETYTEEDEQQESPTEETKIICGPEFSISYNEGFSQEAKQIPVVTDVWFN
- a CDS encoding FAD binding domain-containing protein, with the translated sequence MYFNRKIFMPKTISELFQCIAENPDSQIWAGGTFIMSRPDFYPDTSTRPLIYLGKIDAFFDITKNIRTVDVGCMVCASRMLEIGKLIFNDLLLHTLDATASSIVRDQMTIGGALCTSGIRFALPGTLILMNTEAEILKVQDNKHTTKRIPLRRIYDATGKLQLEKNSIISKLRIEYESSDYERFICIGDPIRKPESTVILALRADITGGMVSEMQLCITFPLAGMYFASELCNELEGAQIPLSAQKVVDLSHKLIADIGKNLPLVTLLQRERCRRVFQNVLFSMKPKHGTAYY
- a CDS encoding ferredoxin, producing the protein MIKLAMTLNKTPLELIVSETKPLSDILYEDMGISLNKVRCDGNCCGGCLVLVDGKPVLGCMTPAFLLQGKTVTTFDYFMQTAHYRNIRRTYDALGSEPCPDCYQPKTLIIESILLRFATKKANRLDTLDANSRNFMEKRLDKNTHEEIDENMVAREFSLSTCKCMNSSELLEIVKAAREDRIKRNVL
- a CDS encoding molybdopterin-dependent oxidoreductase → MAKKKKNNLQLEPLQGMLVGATSGLGLVPDIQLPQLDEDYLAITPMDIMGANRLNVLGEYIPLLAAAKVSYIGEPLFALFGPTLDTVEVLSRQIEISYHQPEKLEKPRILTFKQDLGNYDQATSAVGLQRFESSFTSKRRKTEPGKPLKVTARTASDTIEISAPTQWPNLIKEAVAAATGYNKRKIIIHRQLYFAPHDEYWLQPAHMACIAAIAAIKSGLPVELTSFAQTVKIETTVKKTTWYDQNKQTVAELAEVQIDQGAYPLFSNELCKQMLAGLLPEYPLKGFRCTISIVSSPTQASNFFGDLGYCDALAASEIHSSRLGKKLEQSPYLWRQSLHSADSLRPQVIAWKSEQQPDGQLDKLAQKCFFNRKNASYQIHKSIQKKLSLLSSYARGIGIASGPGLCGFSSNCKGIQQQSVMLTLHTKGKVICNTSFLPVGHSANIWKQIIAKKLEVNENDISFTEDGPFMIDSGPSLLSVSSGRMPKNISLACEKIKSKRFLQALPISESADSKELAGKHLFQTNTWGALVIELQIDPVNLEPIISHIWGTFLTGQVSDKPSFTSKMKQTIITTLLEQGAKLALGNEFKIDLDINCDDKELTDSLSSGLRGIAIAAYAVALEQALSCQITELPIFSEEIVALMEEAKG
- the ligA gene encoding NAD-dependent DNA ligase LigA, producing the protein MNDEEKLLDEVNDLSDRLRTYQRAYYVDARPLVSDMEYDRLFDRLRMIEGSHPKFRFPDSPTQRVGSDLSSDFPEVTHTIPVLSLDKAYSEPAVQDWISKCEKKEDRQLSFVLEQKIDGISMVLYYEHGVLARAVTRGNGTVGNDVTANVRTIKSVPLRLSKPVDIAVRGEVYLPKADFEALNNKLEEPFANPRNLTAGTIRRKKSSETAQVPLAIFVYEGFWKENPPFADHVAILAELKALGFRTNPNIGLFCQTAKEAKQKLDAAHLEGSWGSFSDLQEHIRRQTEGRASLPYEIDGLVLKVNEIHVRERLGYTEHHPRWAIAYKFEAPQALSTVQQIDVQIGRTGRVTPVARITPVAIGGSTVSNVTLHNQQYIDELELAVGDTVEVSKRGDVIPAVERVVDKNEQGNTTYHIPSACPVCDTVLVQRGSHHFCPNPDCRAQMLGRIEFFVGKDQMDIASFGPKTVEFLVDRKLVKDVPDLYSVNYSVLMDAPGFGDKKVAAIQAGIEASKKQPFSRVLVALGMPEIGKKVVDMLIEAGFDSMDKLLDIAAKKDKATLATVRLIADKTADNLIDSLNEPAMQERIAALRAAGLPMKMVRTAEPSLPKIFEGQVWCVTGSFQQFNPRTKAMEEVEKRGGRVVSAITGKTTHLLCGTGGGSKRAKAEKLGIKLVDEAQFLALLGESNGGDPAVPSEQSSQMERQGELF